The Sagittula stellata E-37 sequence GCCAAGGCATATCGTCCCTTCCAGCCGCCAGCCCAGCCGCGACGCGGCCAGCGAGAAGACGGAAACGCCGGGGATCGCCCGCCACGCGCCCTGCGGAAGCCTGTCGGCCAGCACCGATCCCGCACCGAACCAGAACGGATCGCCGGAGGCCAGCGCCACGACGCGCCGCCCCTCCAGCGCCATCAGTTTGATGACGCCATCGGCGAAGGGCACCGGCCAGGGCTTGATCTCGGCGCGGGTCTCGGCAAGAACCTCCGCCAGCAGCGCGAGATGCCGGGGCGGGCCCATGACGACCTCTGCCCTTGAAATGGCGGCAAGGGCCGCGGGCGTCAGACCGGCGTCCTCGCCCACACCGACGATGGTCAACCAAGGATCGGACTGGATCTCAGACATGCCCAACCTTCTCATCCTTGGCGGCACGACGGAAGCCACCGCGCTTTGCCGCCGTCTTGCGGACGAGGGCATTCACGGCACGATCTCCTTCGCGGGACGGGTGGAGCGCCCGGTGCGCCAGCCGCTGCCGCAGCGCGTCGGCGGCTTCGGCGGCGTCGAGGGGCTGGCGCGCCACATCCGCGACGAAGGCGTGACGCATGTGATCGACGCGACCCATCCCTTCGCCGCGCAGATGAGCGCCAACGCGGTGGCCGCCTGCGAGACGACCGGCACGCCACTGATCGCCCTGACCCGCGCGCCGTGGCAGCCGCAGGCGGACGACCGATGGACCCGGGTGCCGGACATCGCGGGCGCGGTGGCCGCGCTCGACCGTCCCGCAACCCGCGTCATGCTGGCGGTGGGCCGGATGCATCTGGCGGAGTTCGCGCCGAACCCGCAGCACTTCTACCTTCTGCGCCTTGTCGATCCGCCGAAAGAGGCGCTGCCCTTCCCCGACAGCCACGCGGTGATGGACCGGGGACCGTTCACGCTGGAGGACGATCTTGCGCTGATGCGGGACAACGGCATCGGTCTGGTGGTGTCGAAGAACGCGGGCGGCACGGGCGCGCGGGCCAAGATCGACGCAGCGCGGGCGCTGGGGCTGGAGGTTGTGATGATCGACCGCCCTGCCCTGCCCGACCGGCGCGAGGCGCATGACGTGCAGGGTGTGCTGGACTGGCTGGGCTGAGCGGAGCACCGATTCCCGCTGGGCCTTGAGGCCGACCGCCCCGCCCTGCCCTTTGGCAGAACCGCACAGGACATGCGGTGGGTGATCGGCGCCAAGAGTCATTCCGCGACAAACCTTGGGGTGTAGACGTGCGATGTGCCCGCGATCCGGCGGGTCAGCGAAGAGCCGACG is a genomic window containing:
- a CDS encoding cobalt-precorrin-6A reductase — translated: MPNLLILGGTTEATALCRRLADEGIHGTISFAGRVERPVRQPLPQRVGGFGGVEGLARHIRDEGVTHVIDATHPFAAQMSANAVAACETTGTPLIALTRAPWQPQADDRWTRVPDIAGAVAALDRPATRVMLAVGRMHLAEFAPNPQHFYLLRLVDPPKEALPFPDSHAVMDRGPFTLEDDLALMRDNGIGLVVSKNAGGTGARAKIDAARALGLEVVMIDRPALPDRREAHDVQGVLDWLG